Proteins from a genomic interval of Rhodococcoides fascians A25f:
- a CDS encoding GNAT family N-acetyltransferase yields MGDVEIRLARSDENETISELALRSKAYWGYSEDFLQACRVELTYDSAVCGSGRMWVAVVGSSGPESSVVGFSVLGGEAPAGELTALFVDASSIGTGCGRKLLEHTISEARAQGFERLTLDADPGAEPFYLHFGAVRIGTAVSGSIAGRELPRLEIVL; encoded by the coding sequence ATGGGCGATGTCGAAATCCGGTTGGCGAGGTCCGACGAAAACGAGACGATCTCGGAACTCGCACTTCGGTCGAAGGCTTACTGGGGATACTCCGAGGATTTCCTGCAGGCATGTCGTGTGGAGTTGACGTACGACTCGGCTGTATGCGGATCGGGTCGGATGTGGGTCGCCGTCGTCGGTTCGTCCGGGCCGGAAAGCTCCGTCGTCGGTTTCAGCGTGCTCGGGGGTGAAGCGCCTGCGGGTGAACTGACGGCACTCTTCGTGGACGCGAGTTCCATCGGAACCGGCTGTGGTCGAAAATTGCTCGAGCACACGATCAGTGAGGCTCGCGCGCAGGGATTCGAGCGTCTGACGCTCGACGCGGATCCCGGAGCCGAACCGTTCTATCTCCACTTCGGTGCCGTCCGCATCGGTACTGCTGTGAGTGGGTCGATCGCCGGGCGAGAACTGCCACGGCTCGAGATTGTCTTGTGA
- a CDS encoding SLC13 family permease: protein MTVLAAALVAAVLVFAIVRPRGLPEIVAALPAAAVVLLVGLVSLDAAREQVLELAPTVVFLAFILILAHLSDALGVFTWIAAKLRRGSKGSPRRLLTLVFAAAAATTAVLSLDATVVLLTPAIIGAARILGMSPRPHSYATAHLSNSASTLLPVSNLTNLLAFAATGLTFLHFTALMALPWIFAVAIELAVFLIFFRKDLTRTATPTQTPTEHRTDDVPAPRSTLLILGATLVGFAVAGLFDIEPFWVAAVGSIALAIPALRARHTTPRAILRGADLPFCGFVFLLGIVVLGVTTGPIGDWLARILPSDTTFASLLAAAAIAAVASNIVNNLPATLLLLAAFGADAPPALLLAMVIGVNLGPNLTYVGSLAIMLWRRVASANDEPADLRTFTVLGVITTPLTIVGAVAGLWLALQF, encoded by the coding sequence GTGACCGTTCTCGCTGCGGCATTGGTCGCCGCCGTTCTCGTCTTCGCCATCGTTCGCCCGCGCGGTCTCCCCGAGATCGTCGCCGCGCTTCCAGCGGCAGCAGTTGTTCTTCTCGTCGGCCTGGTCAGCCTCGACGCCGCTCGGGAGCAGGTACTCGAACTCGCTCCCACCGTGGTATTTCTGGCGTTCATCCTGATCCTGGCGCATCTGTCGGATGCCCTCGGTGTGTTCACCTGGATCGCCGCGAAGCTACGACGCGGATCCAAGGGCAGCCCCCGCAGACTGCTCACCCTCGTGTTCGCAGCGGCAGCGGCAACCACAGCCGTACTGAGCCTCGACGCGACCGTGGTTCTGCTGACACCGGCCATCATCGGTGCAGCTCGCATCCTGGGGATGTCGCCGCGTCCACACAGTTACGCCACTGCGCACCTGTCCAATTCGGCGTCGACTCTGCTGCCGGTGTCCAATCTGACCAACCTGCTGGCCTTCGCTGCGACCGGACTGACCTTCCTGCATTTCACGGCCCTGATGGCACTTCCGTGGATCTTCGCGGTCGCCATCGAACTGGCGGTGTTCCTGATCTTCTTCCGCAAGGATCTGACCCGCACCGCGACACCAACGCAAACCCCGACCGAACACAGAACCGACGACGTGCCCGCACCTCGCAGCACGCTGCTCATCCTCGGTGCGACACTCGTCGGCTTTGCGGTGGCGGGACTGTTCGATATCGAACCGTTCTGGGTGGCGGCCGTGGGGTCGATTGCGCTCGCGATCCCGGCACTTCGAGCTCGGCACACCACACCTCGCGCCATTCTGCGCGGCGCCGATCTGCCCTTCTGTGGATTCGTCTTTCTTCTCGGCATCGTCGTTCTCGGCGTGACGACGGGCCCGATCGGCGACTGGCTGGCGCGAATCCTGCCGTCCGACACCACCTTCGCGTCCCTGCTGGCCGCGGCTGCCATTGCGGCGGTGGCGTCGAACATCGTCAACAACCTGCCCGCCACCCTGCTATTACTGGCCGCGTTCGGCGCCGACGCTCCCCCAGCGCTGTTGTTGGCCATGGTGATCGGGGTCAACCTCGGCCCCAACCTCACCTACGTCGGGTCGCTGGCAATCATGCTGTGGCGACGCGTCGCATCGGCCAACGACGAGCCGGCAGACCTGCGCACCTTCACCGTGTTGGGCGTCATCACCACTCCACTGACCATCGTCGGGGCCGTGGCGGGCTTGTGGCTCGCGTTGCAGTTCTAG
- a CDS encoding DUF1697 domain-containing protein — translation MSEWVVLLRGINVGGINIKMVDLRAALASAGFTNVRTILATGNVLLQSPLTAAALKAQVESTLAEAFGYRAWVVVLDAPALGAIVESYPFDAEREGWHPYVVFGSDDSHLTELSALAEELDPELERIAEGKSVLYWEVRKGNTTDSTFGKATAKAKYKATTTTRNVRTLVKILA, via the coding sequence ATGAGTGAATGGGTCGTGCTGCTGCGCGGCATCAACGTCGGCGGCATCAACATCAAGATGGTCGATCTCCGTGCTGCTTTGGCCTCGGCCGGCTTCACGAATGTCCGCACGATTCTGGCGACCGGCAATGTACTGCTGCAGTCGCCGCTGACCGCCGCCGCCCTGAAAGCACAGGTGGAAAGCACGCTCGCCGAGGCGTTCGGCTACCGAGCCTGGGTTGTCGTGCTCGACGCCCCGGCACTGGGGGCGATAGTGGAGTCCTACCCGTTCGACGCCGAACGGGAAGGCTGGCATCCTTATGTGGTGTTCGGTAGCGACGATAGCCATTTGACCGAATTGTCCGCTCTTGCAGAAGAACTCGACCCCGAGCTCGAGAGGATTGCCGAGGGGAAAAGCGTGCTCTACTGGGAGGTGCGCAAGGGCAACACCACCGACAGCACGTTCGGGAAAGCCACGGCGAAGGCGAAGTACAAGGCCACGACCACCACGCGGAACGTTCGCACTCTCGTGAAGATTCTCGCGTGA
- a CDS encoding helix-turn-helix domain-containing protein, with amino-acid sequence MTVEQQGRRPAGFSSVLRGWRDRSAPVPSDSAVRPRRSSGLRREELATLAGISVDYLVQLEQGRASNPSAAVVAALVRALGLDLADAGVLYRAAGLAAPSSAVDRSVPDSVDRLLARAENWPTAVYAADWWLLRWNAAWSALMGNPMDLSGHSRNQVWFEMTEDMSTMWVDPGQREQYRDALVGDLRVAQISHPDDAELDNLVHDLRARSDEFSDRWHHARPAVYRGARKNIDHPLVGSMVLDGDVFQPAGSDVRVIVYTAAPGSRDESRLLSLLSPGSRARNRASVQAGEARCEVSFTNRTEAPPSG; translated from the coding sequence ATGACCGTAGAGCAGCAGGGACGCCGGCCGGCGGGTTTCTCGTCGGTGCTCCGTGGCTGGCGCGACCGCAGCGCACCCGTCCCCTCCGACTCGGCCGTCAGGCCTCGGAGATCGTCGGGGTTACGCCGCGAGGAACTCGCCACACTCGCCGGAATCTCGGTGGACTACCTGGTCCAGCTGGAGCAGGGTCGCGCGTCGAATCCGTCGGCGGCGGTGGTCGCTGCTCTCGTTCGGGCCTTGGGCCTCGACCTCGCCGATGCCGGAGTGTTGTATCGAGCTGCCGGACTCGCGGCACCGTCGTCGGCCGTCGATCGATCGGTACCGGACAGCGTCGATCGGCTGCTGGCCCGAGCCGAGAACTGGCCTACGGCGGTGTACGCGGCCGATTGGTGGCTGCTGAGATGGAACGCGGCATGGTCCGCTCTGATGGGCAATCCGATGGACCTGTCCGGACATTCACGCAACCAGGTCTGGTTCGAGATGACCGAGGACATGTCGACCATGTGGGTCGACCCCGGGCAACGGGAACAGTATCGAGACGCGCTGGTCGGCGACCTCCGCGTGGCACAAATTTCGCATCCCGACGACGCCGAGCTCGACAACCTCGTCCATGACCTTCGAGCGCGCAGCGACGAATTCTCCGATCGTTGGCACCACGCTCGGCCGGCCGTCTACCGGGGAGCACGCAAGAACATCGACCATCCTCTGGTGGGGTCGATGGTCCTCGATGGGGACGTGTTCCAGCCGGCAGGCTCCGATGTTCGGGTGATCGTCTACACCGCAGCACCCGGCTCGCGAGACGAGTCCAGACTGTTGTCACTGTTGTCGCCCGGATCCCGTGCACGGAACCGAGCCTCGGTTCAGGCCGGTGAAGCCAGGTGCGAGGTGTCGTTCACCAATCGCACCGAGGCCCCGCCGTCGGGGTAG
- a CDS encoding SDR family NAD(P)-dependent oxidoreductase, translating into MSTITMITGGNKGIGHETARRLQRAGHTVVIGARNRELGRAAAADLGVTFVQLDVTDQGSVDAAARQVRADHGRLDVLINNAGITGAFVPLEQGSADDARDVFDTNVFGVVRVTNAFVPLLKISNHPRIVNISSGVGSIQDTIEHDYFDWQVVPPIYASSKTALNMLTVKYARALPMMRVNAADPGYTRTDLNAGKGAHDVTQGTDEIVRLATIADDGPTGTVGNSQGLLRW; encoded by the coding sequence ATGAGCACAATCACGATGATCACCGGCGGCAACAAGGGAATCGGCCACGAGACGGCGCGGCGCTTACAGCGTGCCGGCCACACCGTGGTCATCGGTGCCCGCAACCGTGAGCTGGGTCGTGCTGCGGCCGCCGACCTCGGCGTCACGTTCGTCCAACTGGACGTGACCGATCAGGGCAGCGTCGACGCTGCTGCGCGCCAGGTGCGTGCGGACCATGGACGCCTCGACGTCCTGATCAACAACGCAGGAATCACCGGCGCGTTCGTTCCGCTCGAACAAGGATCGGCGGATGACGCCCGAGACGTCTTCGACACCAACGTCTTCGGCGTCGTTCGAGTGACCAACGCATTCGTGCCACTGCTGAAGATCTCGAACCATCCACGAATCGTCAACATCTCCTCGGGTGTCGGATCCATTCAGGACACCATCGAGCACGACTACTTCGACTGGCAGGTGGTACCGCCGATCTACGCGTCGTCCAAGACCGCCCTCAACATGCTCACGGTGAAGTACGCGCGCGCCCTGCCGATGATGCGAGTCAATGCCGCCGACCCCGGCTACACCCGCACTGATCTCAACGCAGGCAAGGGTGCACACGACGTCACGCAGGGCACCGACGAAATCGTCCGACTCGCCACGATTGCCGACGACGGACCTACCGGCACCGTGGGAAACAGTCAGGGTCTGCTCCGCTGGTGA
- a CDS encoding TetR/AcrR family transcriptional regulator, with protein MTGSDRRQQILRIAADEFASSGLHGGSTDRIAREAGITQAYIFRIFGTKKALFSELVVASFDRVADGMREAAGAATGHQALAAMGERYYSMLEDRTSLLLQLQGIAACGDSEVRDAVREAFARMWNTVVEVTGLDAVTVKAFLAFGMLLNSGAAMQIHEVDQPWANGVGTRIHAGLFDHITSDTNR; from the coding sequence ATGACAGGCTCGGACCGACGGCAGCAAATACTGCGGATAGCGGCAGACGAATTCGCTTCGTCCGGACTGCACGGCGGTTCGACCGACAGGATCGCCCGCGAAGCAGGGATCACCCAGGCCTACATCTTTCGAATATTCGGAACCAAGAAGGCACTGTTCTCCGAACTGGTCGTCGCGTCCTTCGATCGTGTGGCGGATGGGATGCGCGAGGCGGCAGGCGCAGCCACCGGGCACCAAGCGTTGGCCGCGATGGGGGAGCGCTATTACTCCATGCTCGAGGATCGAACCTCACTCCTGCTCCAGCTGCAGGGGATCGCCGCGTGTGGCGACTCCGAGGTGCGGGACGCCGTTCGAGAGGCCTTCGCCCGGATGTGGAACACCGTCGTAGAGGTCACCGGGCTCGACGCCGTGACCGTCAAGGCGTTTCTCGCGTTCGGCATGCTGCTCAACAGTGGCGCAGCCATGCAGATTCATGAGGTCGACCAACCCTGGGCGAACGGAGTGGGCACTCGCATCCACGCCGGATTGTTCGATCACATCACCAGCGATACGAACCGGTGA